One Echinicola strongylocentroti DNA window includes the following coding sequences:
- a CDS encoding DUF6396 domain-containing protein — MLPYFYVIKELVFTCETIHIHTHILDTVLPLPPAVKSPWKGGLQLGKTKEANPKRPPLH, encoded by the coding sequence TTGCTTCCCTATTTTTATGTTATAAAGGAACTGGTATTCACTTGTGAGACAATCCATATCCACACACATATCCTGGATACGGTGCTCCCACTGCCACCAGCCGTCAAATCCCCGTGGAAGGGCGGCCTCCAGCTGGGAAAGACTAAAGAAGCGAATCCCAAACGCCCACCGCTTCATTAG